In Nematostella vectensis chromosome 12, jaNemVect1.1, whole genome shotgun sequence, the genomic window TGTAAAGAGGGAATGGGTGGGGAATAAGAAAACATGGAATATCTTACCTTCAAGGGGTTTAGTTTACATGTTACAATTCGCTGAAAGTTCAGTTTGCTAACGAATTTCTGCCCTgtgaaaataattaaaaacaatcatTAATGTTATTCAAACTTTATACATTGAGTAATCGTGAGCATTAATACTTTAAACTTATTTCTTCGAGCTCTGATTTCACCAAGAGTTCAAAATCTGCATTTCGTCAGAGAACAGCATGATTTTTTCCCTATTATGTGATGGTTATTTGAATTATTTCTGTTTAGAAAAATCCCGTAGATTAGTTAAAAATAAGGGTGACCTAGTCCTGCAGCTAAAGCTATAAATActcccacccttcccccctaCAGTCCTTACAAGACATCTCACCTTCAGGTGTCTCCAAGCACTGTCTATGGCGAAACACAAAGATGTAGAATATGGACTGCAGGAAGAAAGGAAAAAAGGGGATAAAAAGTCACTCAGCGATCGGTCTCTAGCAGGATTGTAATAGCttcataaaaagaaaatagaggTGCAAAAAGTGAGTCGCCATGACGTTGCAAGGGAGGCGCCATGATGTTGCAAAGGAGGCGCCATGATGTTGCAAGGGAGTCGCCATGATGTTGCAAGGGAGGCGCCATGATGTTGCAAGGGAGGCGCCATGATGTTGCAAGGGAGGCGCCATGATGTTGCAAGGGAGTCGCCATgaaataggggacttgcgctaagagatcacatgaCCTTTTTGGGTTGTAAattccaaacaaaaaaatcagaaatgactgAGACAGTAACACCAAAGAacgatgaaaaaataaaatctttacatgaaactaaacccttccTGAGAAGTCAGAGTTATATGTCTTTtttgtaagcgctgaataagttgcattttgttgctgttattttccCGCTAAAAGGCTGAGcacgcgctagtttgccacccaaacagtcacgtgatctcttagcacaAGTTCCCTATTTGTAAGAGAACTGCATGAAGGCACAATTGTGTTGCAAGTGAGTTGCCATGGGGTTCCAAGGAGGAGTAATAGAGTTAAATGAGGGTGGAAGGAGTATGAAGGTGCCAGCAAGGCGCACTGGTGTTGCAAGGGAGGAGAAATAAGAGAGGAGCAAGAGTAATGCATgggagaaataaaaaagctgCAAGGAAGGAGCAACGGTGTTTCAAGAGTGTCAGTGTTTCTAGGGAGGCGTACTAATGTTGAAAGGGAGGCAAGTGGTTTAGGAGGTACAAAGGAGGTGTAATGTTGTATATGTTACGCAATGCACTGCACTTCTGCCAgaggtgggggggagggtgctAGAGAAGGGAGGTTACCTGGCAGACCGAGTAGAATGGACCGTGTTTGTTAACGTCAGCTCCAAGACACGCTTCATCATGGTCGTCAATGTAGCTAGAATATAAAGGTctcatttaaaaataaaataaaataaaacaatcatGTCTCTACGTCTCAGTGTCTGAATTCTCGTCTctgaagacaataaacattccaaACATATTTTAGGTGTTCACGGTTTAACTGGTTGCTGTTAGCTAGGGCGAATAAAACCATTACCTTTGACTGACACTAGAAAGGTTCAAGTTttataatgacgtcatcacttacCAATGAACCCAGTGTGTGAGCAGCTCAAGACATGTCTTGACAGTACTGCAATGAGTGATGGGAAATCATTAACGCGTGCACAGAACCATCGGGTAAAGCAATGAATTAATACTGACCTTAGCCTCTTCCACAGGCATATCgagtgtctttttttttactttttcagtatttttatgaatttGGGTTCCTGTGGCGAGTTGAACCCAGGCCCCAACTTATTCTTGAACATGCCACAGAAAGACCGAAATCGAAAAAAGCCTTCTTCCCAAATCATTCGAGACGCCTGCGAAGAAGGCGATACTGACCTGATGGAGATGTATTTAGCTCTTGCTACAAGACTCGCCATGTATGCGGCACTGGCTTGCCTTAAAATCCCTGCCTCACCTGGATTGGCTACCTGAACATCACAAAAAATGGTAAATCGAAAATATAAGATGATCCATTGGGATATTTGTAACTGCAAATATCATAATATATGGTGTCGAGTTCTGTCTATGTATGGATGGTCATAAGAAAATGGAAAGGGGGTGATGGGCCCACCTCTATCCAGTTTTTTGATCGGATTTTGGGATTCTTTTTTAACTTCACAAGATCCACAATTAGCTAAACTTTCTTAAAACGTTGCCCGTTTTAACGGCAAATTTAAATTTACAGTATCTGACAATTTTTATcaacaatttaaaaaacaatttaattTTCTGTCCCTAAACGAGACATCTATAGTAAAagggaaagaaaagagaaaagcagaaaacAAATACCTTTTTCCAACAGACCTTAAAAGACGAATATGTAAAAACCGTTTTAACGGCAAATTTAAGGATACAGTATCTGACCATTGTTTTCAACAATTAAAATATTCAGAGGGAATTTTCTTTCCCTAAATGAGACATCTAtagttaaagaaaaagaaaacagaaaaagcAGAAAACACATACCTTTTTCCAACAGACCTCAAAAAGCGAATTTGTAAAAACCGTTTTAACGGCAAATTCAAATTTACAGTATCTGACCATTGTTTTCAACAATTAAAATATTCAGAGGGAATTTTCTTTCCCTAAACGAGACATCTACAGTAAAAgggaaagaaaacagaaaaagcAGAATAATTACACATACCTTTTTCCAACAGACCTCTAGAAGCGAATTTGTAAAAACCTAGATAAATTAGGAAGTGTAAGAAAAATTTGCATTCTCAAATCATACAGGTGAATCTAAtgaaaaaatacatatttacACTATATCATCACTATATCCCCCCACCTCATCTAAACTACAGATGTAGAACATGACGAACTGTATGTGACAACACGCGTGGGTCGGCAGAATGACTTTCTCAAAACTCTGGCGAGAGATAAAGATGGCAAGTTAGTGGAATCTTTTAACTTCGAATAAGTTGAACTCTTAACTGAACTGTTTTACCCTTGAGAGTTTGAGTTGCACTCAACAGTAAAACCCCACTAACTCGTAGTCACTGTAATGTCAATATATTTCACTTGGTCAAATTCCGACAACTGGAATTTTTCTCTCATTTCTACGATTTTACTTCTTATTTTGGATGTTTGAGATTGATGGGTGTGGGTTTTATGGGGTATATAAATGAGATGACGTGCCCTAACTTTATAATTATCACAACCCTATGGCGTGGCCTCTTTTATTACATGCGACATGGGCTGTAACAGAGGCAGCTGAACCATACTTCAATCATACTTGAATCTTGCTATAACCATACAGTACCATAGGGCTGCCATAAATAGCAAACCTAATATTTACGGCGTGTTTAAGACGATGCATGCTCGTTTGCCCGCAGTGTGTGCGAGGGGGAGTGAGAATAACCAGAATAACCTTTAAAAATGGAGGCAAATGCCCTAGCCTACAACAGGCCGGTCAGCCTTTGGCATACTATGACCGCCCCGAGGGTCTCGCACTAACCCAAACATAATCCCATTGGGTGTACTACAACTATTcccctcactcactcactcactcactcactcactcactcactcactcactcactcactcactcactcactcactcactcacctCACTCACCTCACTCACCTCACTCACCTCACTCACCTCACTCACCTCACTCacctcactcactcactcacctCACTCACCTCACTCACCTCACTCACCTCACTCACCTCACTCACCTCACTCACCTCACTCACCTCACTCACCTCACTCACCTCACTCACCTCACTCACCTCACTCACCTCACTCACCTCACTCACCTCACTCACCTCACTCacctcactcactcactcactcactcactcactcactcactcactcactcactcactcactcactcactcactcactcactcactcactcactcactcactcactcactcactcactcactcactcactcactcactcactcactcactcactcactcactcactcacgcACTCACGCACTCACGCACGCACTCACGCACTCATTCACGCACACACTCATTCACTCACGCACGCACGCACGCACGCACGCACGCACTCATACAACAGGACTCTAGTTGGTGATAGGTGACCATACCCACTAAACACAAGTGTCCATATTGAAACTTGTCCTCACCTTCACCAGGTAGCCAAACAACTCAGTACTGGAGTCTAGACTGAGTTCATCTGAAAATCAGAAATGAGTCTTAAGATGTAACTTTATGCTCCAATAGTGTTGATTATACATACTATAGGGAGTTTAAGCAAGGACGACATCAACGAGATACAGATGGGCGAAGGAATAACAACGGCGCTTAATTATTATGATTGAGAAGAGTGGGAAACTTAGAAGAGTGGAAAACTTACTAGCAGGGAAACAGAAATCCCTCATGTACTTGAATAGGATGTCCATCAGAGAGTCTAGCATAGCTGCCATCTCGCTCTCCTCGGAAGCTTTATCTGGAGATTCAGGATTCAGTTCCTGCAAAGGAATCACAGTGAGCTCTAGCCGGCTCTTTGaaatacttgtttttttttttttttaattttggaaCCCTGTGGTGCTAAGGGCCAAGGTGCTCTGGGTTGACTTGTGCCAGTGCATCTAGGCCTTTATGGCAACTCTTCCATTTCGGAGGCCTCATCATTGTTAATGTTCATGTATTTTGAGTTTCATAGCTGAAACTCTAACAAGCGAGTATGAGGCCTCGAAATCTCGGGTGGGCCAAAGGTCGCCGCTACATCTAGGGAACTCCGAAACCTATGCCTCCCACCCTTTGTTTATCAGATCACTGCTACACTTAGGGTACTACAAACCCTATGAGCCATGCCCCTCTCTTTACCAGATCGACTTCAAACTGTGTAGCATCATCTTCCTCCGTTTGTCTATCCTCGAGCTCATGTTTTGGTACCTCAACCTGCAGACGGAAGGCGTGGAAGTCATCTGTTCAAGTTTGaattttgacataagcccaacataacgacatgaacataatgacataagagaaaaaacttttatgtcattatgtccatgtcgttacgttgggcttaaaagagtgcaCACAACTttgttgttatgtcactaaTGTGCACAAAGCGTTAGTCTTCGCAAAACGGATAAAACATATAAATCACCAtggaaacattaaaaatatcAGCATTGGCCAAAAGAAACGCAAATTTGTACTATTGTAAAGCTTTCGCTAAATTGCAATGAACTGGCAAAACTAAATGCATGCTTTAGTGGTAACATCAACCTCGGCCCATGAAAACTTGGTATTTGCCCTCCCTGTTCCCTACAAGTGTCAATTGTCGACCCCTAAGTGAATAGAGTATCTTATGTCAATCTTAGTGACATGGTTGATGAATACTTCCAGAACCTCTCCCCTTAGGGTAGGCGCTGtactctccccccccccccccccactatCATGCTACTGTACGTCTTACATCAATCTTGGTGATGTGGTTGATGACTAGTTCCAGGATTTCTCCTCTAAGGGTGGGGATGTACCATGTGACCTGGAGTGTGTTGCTCACATAACTTGTCTGTCCAAACAATTTTATATTTCAGAATGGTATACACATAAATtgcaggtaaaaaaaaaaaccagacTCGCATATCAGGGCTTTCattaactttcagagtaggcggtggagattgataagtaggtagtggaagttattttatctttttagttcaaataaaacttaagtccactttaaaaaaaaaagcagccGGCGCTCGATGGATAATAGCCAGTTCTTCCGCcggcctaatgaaacccctgcagatgcttttgtttttgtacaGGTTGATTGAATTTTCATTCTCCCTCCACCCAATGTGGCCAGGTTATGAATTTCCAAAAGAACAAATCGATTGCACTTACAGTGAATTGTTTTTCAAAGGAAAGATAAGGCTTTGTATCTATTCTTAttctattgtatttattcttatttGAGAACAAATGTTGTGTCAGAATTCTATTCTTTTGTGTTCGGCGCAACTATCTTAataccaatatttttttccaatatCCAAAGAAAAGGTATTTTCTAAGATCAATATTGAAATGCGCCCTTTAAACCTTGTGAGTGTAATTTTCCGCCTCACCTGGAATACTTGATGTCTCTTTATGTATGGAAAGCACTCAGATAAAACAGGAAGTAAAAACTTTGGGGTCCTGTTTACAAGATAAAATGGGTAAAACAATAGGTAAACATTGTTTTTAACATGTAGGTTCAatttttagaatttacatGCTAATCCCAGATGACATCAAATGGTGCTAGATAAGCTAGAAATTGAGAAAAACCACCCCAAGCACACCCAGTTTGCAAAAAGATACTCTTATGGCTTGTTAATACACAAGATAATCTGTCTTTAGCCGTAAGCTTGGGTGACTGAGCAAAAATGCTACGATCCAAAGGGACAGAAAAATAGGTGTGGTCAAAGTAATTTTAACCTCTAGTAGATAGCGAATGGGTGTATAGTAAAAAAGTTAGAAACTTTTGGAGTTTTCCATACATTGTTGTGAACCTATTTCCTAATATTCTGTTAAGAAATCACTTTATCTATATGAATTCATCGAtgtgcaatcatcttgtgATACACCCTTCAAATACCCTGAGGGGTGAGGGCTTTCATTAagtttcagagtaggcggtgTAGATTGACAAGTAGGGGGTGAAAGTTAAGGTGCTTAGAAAGTGGAGGTGGAACCTCGGGACTAATGTTCTTATCTAAACTCATGAGGGAACTTAATATCCCAAAGatgtattttatttcattagttcaaataaaacttaaatcCTCTGCTATGGCCTAATGAAACCCATATGAGTATCGCAACCGTGACCAAAGCCTGGGAATTAGGGCTTACATAGGAACAACATCCAGCACTGCCtgcaatgcatcatgggtattGGCAAAGGCTTGTTCTTGTTCTAAAGAAAGAAGATTCAGAGAGGGTGTTTAGAAAAAGTAATTCATTGGCTTTTTACAGCAGAGATAAAACAAGAAAGACTTCAAATGTTACCTTCTTTAATCAAATCTTCTGCTGTCTTGCCCTTGGGAACATCTGtaatgaattaaaaaataaatttgtaagCAAATAGAAATCTGCCACAAGATTACCACATAGTGGGGTTCGGTGGCAGCCACTGATTGACTGAATGAAAAAACAATGCTTTATTATTGATCCCACATCTTCTACAACAAAAAGAAGTTAAAAATTAACAATTCAATGGAATATCCAATATCCATTGTTTATGGGATTCGCTGTATCAAGATGTATCAACATACTCGGCATAAAGTGTTTTATTAACATCTTCAAGCATGCTCTGAGGTAGTAGGTCTGTGCTGATACAAGAACTGTCAAGAACTCAATAAACTCTTGGACGGTATCATGGTCAGAAGATGCCCAGTCAACTCgctgaaaaatacaaaaaaggaaatacatgTACAGTAATCAAGTACAGGAGGCACCCTTAATAAGTGGTGACCCTCAGGACTGTGGAAGGTGGCCATTTAAATCTAGAAGATCATATTTAGATCTAGATCTGTGCATACCATAGAATATTCTGACAAATTTGCATACACATGCTCACCAACACTGTACCGACAAGTGTTTCACAGGACTTGTTCAGTAAAGAGACACATCCCTTCAAAGCCTTTAGATATCGCTGCAGGTACAGAGGCTgtccaaaaaagaaaaatcattTTATTATATGTAGTAAGTTAAATACATTTAGTGACCAGCAATGTTTATTGGGTTCATGTGTAACTATATGTACATTGATAAATCTTGGTCGCTAAATGCCATTGGATGTTTTAGGGGCACATAAACAAGAACACAACATTTCTCAAACCTATTTTGCTAATTTAGGAATCACAGGTGATCctgtattttgcttttcagCATATGGGCCCCTCACCTCTGCTGAAACAAGTTCAATTCCCAGTTGAGACATGGGGAGTATGATATCTTTCTATTTCTCTTACCGAAATTTGACTTGAATGTATGTCCACTTACTAAAAgcttgttttcttcatttacAAAACGGGCTTATGTAATGTGTATTAGTCAAGaattaaaaatgaaaagtCCTTAGAACATGACTGATAACAGCtctaaatactttttttttattattatctcaTTTTTTAATACCAATCATGAATGGATtatattatttgaaatagctttTACATTTAGAGTATTTATTGTTACTGACCTTTAAATAAGGATCTCCTAGCTTATAGACCAGAAAATCGTAGTCACCTCTTTTACCCTGGTGAGATTGAAAAGAATAGACCCCAATTTTACATATATTCACCCCATTAAAAGCAAAGATAAGTAAGTCACAGGGAGATAAAATTAGTAGTTTAGCATAATAACAAGTCCTTGTACAGAGTGAGTAGTATACCACAGTGAAAGCTAGTTTAACACCTTTGCTTCTAGCCCAAAACCAAACATCCAGTTCAAGTTTTGCTTTAATGTTGCAAATTGATACTTTGTATACAATGGTTATTATTGGTCTTAGGTTCTTTCATCTGTGTACATAATTTGTACTCATGCAAATTCTAATCCAAGTATGTAGGTTTGCTCCACATAAGAGCAATAATCAGTTGAGCTGTTGACTCTAGATGCagtttaaaataatataaatgtGACACTTCAACAAGGAACAGCACCAGCTGTAACATGTTCAAGATTCCTGGCAGATGTGACTATAATACCATTCACTATAGTGAATATAATATATAGTAATTCTATAGCCTTTAacattttcttgaaaatgaCAAGTAACTcacaacaaaataaattacAACCATTGAAAGGGGATTCATAGTTGATTTCCAGTGTAGAGGGGCAGGACCAAATCTTATTTGGCCCAGATCCAAGCAAAGCCCTTTTAAAGCTTCAAAAGGCATAAGCGGGGATGCTATTAGGACGGTTCATTGGTTGAAAAGGCGCCTGGTTAAAACTGAAACTTTTAATTGTCCCTAATATGTAAGTTGGTTTCTTGTAGTGTTGTAACGGACATATTCCTAATACTAGCCTTAACACACGAATATCACGGTTAGCAAAGTACCTTGTGATAATTCTCCAGCGCTTGGCTCATCAACAACACTCCTACGAGACCTGGACTCGAACCTTTCGACTCCA contains:
- the LOC5520202 gene encoding RNA polymerase I-specific transcription initiation factor RRN3, whose amino-acid sequence is MSIMSGESKEPEDTSEKTPCSDLIRGVESDGEDDVVESKGSSPGLVGVLLMSQALENYHKGKRGDYDFLVYKLGDPYLKPLYLQRYLKALKGCVSLLNKSCETLVGTVLRVDWASSDHDTVQEFIEFLTVLVSAQTYYLRACLKMLIKHFMPNVPKGKTAEDLIKEEQEQAFANTHDALQAVLDVVPMTPKFLLPVLSECFPYIKRHQVFQTSYVSNTLQVTWYIPTLRGEILELVINHITKIDVEVPKHELEDRQTEEDDATQFEVDLELNPESPDKASEESEMAAMLDSLMDILFKYMRDFCFPANELSLDSSTELFGYLVKSFEKVILPTHACCHIQFVMFYICSLDEVFTNSLLEVCWKKVANPGEAGILRQASAAYMASLVARAKYISISTVKTCLELLTHWVHCYIDDHDEACLGADVNKHGPFYSVCQSIFYIFVFRHRQCLETPEGQKFVSKLNFQRIVTCKLNPLKVCLPTVVDLFAQVTKLHQVVLCYTVIERNKRSMLPVSSAITSNRTISQLSLQNPLDSFFPFDPYLLRRSSKYVKPHYQEWKGVGEEHALLEDHQDDESEEEDDYMGYGKSPGVDIPDPTPDIAMSVSPGFALSPNLAIELEHRLQRRTAR